In Luteibaculum oceani, one DNA window encodes the following:
- a CDS encoding MarC family protein, whose translation MFADLITKLLFLVAVIDPLGSVPVFLEATKRLDEAHKKAVAIRASFIAILIFLFFIVVGQMILEGMDISLYAFEISGGVILFLFALTMIFGQGKPESEKDLIKDYKHVTVFPVAMPSIASPGAIMAVVLLTDNNLYTIKEQAITTLLVATVVILTMFILLGATYVQKKVGEYGITVISKVMGLILAAYAVQSILMGIKGFFEA comes from the coding sequence ATGTTCGCAGATTTAATCACGAAACTTCTATTTTTAGTTGCGGTAATTGATCCATTGGGGTCGGTTCCCGTTTTTTTGGAAGCTACCAAAAGGTTAGACGAGGCACATAAAAAGGCCGTAGCCATTCGAGCTTCCTTTATCGCTATCCTTATTTTCCTCTTTTTTATTGTTGTGGGGCAAATGATATTGGAGGGTATGGATATTTCGCTCTACGCGTTTGAAATTTCGGGCGGAGTAATTCTATTTCTCTTTGCTTTAACCATGATCTTCGGACAAGGGAAACCAGAATCGGAAAAGGATTTGATTAAAGACTATAAGCACGTAACGGTTTTTCCTGTTGCTATGCCTTCCATTGCTTCGCCGGGGGCTATTATGGCTGTTGTGCTATTAACTGACAACAATCTATATACTATAAAAGAACAGGCTATAACCACATTATTAGTGGCGACGGTGGTTATCCTTACCATGTTTATTCTATTGGGTGCAACTTATGTGCAGAAAAAGGTTGGAGAATACGGAATTACGGTAATAAGCAAGGTAATGGGATTGATACTTGCGGCTTATGCGGTGCAGAGTATATTAATGGGAATCAAAGGGTTTTTTGAGGCATAA